A DNA window from Aureibaculum sp. 2308TA14-22 contains the following coding sequences:
- the purB gene encoding adenylosuccinate lyase, giving the protein MNLNELNAVSPIDGRYRNKISNLAPFFSEEALIKYRVKVEIEYFIALTEIPLPQLKDYDKNTNVALRNIYTDFSSIDAQKIKDIEKVTNHDVKAVEYFIKEKFDDLGLEQFKEFIHFGLTSQDINNTAIPLSINDAFDNVYYPELAKLIEKLRTLAGDWSEISMLARTHGQPASPTRLGKEIMVFVERVEQQVNQLQNIPYAAKFGGATGNFNAHKVAYSDIDWKNFGSNFVEKVLGLHHSFPTTQIEHYDHIAGIFDALKRINTIIIDLDRDIWTYISMNYFKQKIKKGEVGSSAMPHKVNPIDFENSEGNLGMANAIFEHLSAKLPISRLQRDLTDSTVLRNVGVPFAHTLIGFSSTLKGLNKLLLNKEKFEEDLEENWAVVAEAIQTILRRENYPNPYEALKGLTRTNTKINQKTMADFIDGLDVNDTIKDELKTISPSNYTGI; this is encoded by the coding sequence ATGAACTTAAATGAATTGAATGCAGTATCACCTATTGATGGTAGGTATCGTAATAAAATTTCAAATTTAGCTCCTTTTTTTTCAGAAGAAGCTCTCATAAAATATCGTGTAAAAGTAGAAATTGAATATTTTATTGCTTTGACGGAAATTCCTTTGCCACAGTTAAAGGATTACGATAAAAATACCAATGTAGCTTTACGTAATATTTATACTGATTTTTCTTCGATAGATGCTCAAAAAATCAAGGATATTGAAAAAGTTACCAACCATGACGTAAAAGCCGTTGAATATTTCATTAAAGAAAAATTTGATGATTTAGGTTTAGAGCAATTTAAGGAATTTATTCATTTTGGTTTAACCTCTCAAGACATTAATAATACTGCAATTCCATTATCAATTAATGATGCTTTTGATAACGTTTATTATCCAGAACTAGCTAAACTAATTGAAAAATTAAGAACTTTGGCAGGTGATTGGTCAGAAATTTCCATGCTAGCACGCACACACGGTCAACCGGCATCACCTACACGATTAGGTAAAGAAATCATGGTTTTTGTTGAGCGTGTTGAACAACAAGTAAACCAATTACAAAATATACCCTATGCCGCTAAATTTGGTGGAGCTACGGGAAATTTTAATGCTCACAAAGTTGCATATTCAGATATAGATTGGAAAAATTTTGGTTCTAATTTTGTTGAAAAAGTTTTAGGGTTACATCATTCCTTTCCTACCACTCAAATTGAACACTACGATCATATTGCTGGTATTTTTGATGCCTTAAAACGAATAAATACAATTATAATTGATTTAGATAGAGATATTTGGACATATATTTCTATGAATTATTTTAAACAAAAAATAAAGAAAGGTGAGGTAGGTTCTTCTGCCATGCCACATAAAGTAAATCCTATTGACTTTGAAAATTCAGAGGGAAATTTAGGAATGGCCAATGCCATTTTTGAACATTTATCGGCTAAGTTACCTATTTCGAGATTACAACGTGACTTGACCGACTCAACGGTATTACGTAACGTAGGTGTACCCTTTGCTCATACACTAATTGGTTTTTCTTCTACCTTAAAAGGACTGAATAAGTTATTGCTTAACAAAGAAAAATTTGAAGAAGATTTAGAAGAAAATTGGGCGGTGGTTGCTGAAGCCATTCAAACCATTTTAAGACGAGAGAATTACCCAAACCCTTATGAAGCCTTAAAAGGGCTGACAAGAACCAATACTAAAATCAACCAAAAAACTATGGCCGATTTTATTGATGGTTTGGATGTTAATGATACTATAAAAGATGAGTTAAAAACGATTTCTCCTTCTAATTATACTGGAATTTAA